The following proteins are encoded in a genomic region of Ostrea edulis chromosome 7, xbOstEdul1.1, whole genome shotgun sequence:
- the LOC125657038 gene encoding uncharacterized protein LOC125657038 isoform X2, which translates to MTYLRRCLCVILCFTMDIPKKVLCFPQNERKICLEQALQVHAMMADQNCPLQDLSNRHKGNNTCSMSCKAIYVFNNDLFDKDHCVEYKINFHYNEMKSTQMTDSLCDIKKCIIENITIECWTQGNNPDQLNIFEHNKENGNECLGPGIIAVLIVTCFVVGCLFGIGILRVNYNLLNRHKDNRFPSPVSYQPSHQERSGLPEGRVIINPLEAEYAGDQ; encoded by the exons ATGACATATCTAAGGCGATGTTTAT GTGTTATTCTGTGCTTCACGATGGATATTCCTAAGAAAGTCCTGTGCTTTCCCCAAAATGAAAG GAAAATATGTTTGGAACAAGCTTTACAAGTGCATGCAATGATGGCCGACCAAAACTGTCCTCTACAGGATCTATCAAATAGGCACAAAG gtaATAATACATGTTCGATGTCATGCAAAGCAATATATGTGTTCAATAATGATCTATTCGATAAAGATCATTGTGTTgaatacaaaatcaattttcactataatgaaatgaaatcaaCACAGATGACAGACAGTCTATGTGATATTAAAAAGTGCATAATCGAAAATATAACCATTGAATGTTGGACGCAGGGCAACAATCCAGACCAGCTTAATATATTCGAACACAACAAAGAGAATGGAAATGAATGTCTTG GTCCAGGTATAATTGCTGTCCTAATTGTGACCTGCTTCGTTGTCGGGTGTCTCTTTGGAATTGGAATCCTACGTGTGAATTACAACCTCCTGAATCGGCACAAAGA caATCGATTCCCGTCACCAGTATCCTATCAGCCTAGTCACCAAGAGAGAAGTGGTTTACCTGAGGGCAGAGTCATCATCAATCCATTAGAGGCAGAATATGCTG GTGATCAATAA
- the LOC125657038 gene encoding uncharacterized protein LOC125657038 isoform X1 translates to MTYLRRCLCVILCFTMDIPKKVLCFPQNERKICLEQALQVHAMMADQNCPLQDLSNRHKGNNTCSMSCKAIYVFNNDLFDKDHCVEYKINFHYNEMKSTQMTDSLCDIKKCIIENITIECWTQGNNPDQLNIFEHNKENGNECLGPGIIAVLIVTCFVVGCLFGIGILRVNYNLLNRHKDNRFPSPVSYQPSHQERSGLPEGRVIINPLEAEYAGIEDNFRVHYSES, encoded by the exons ATGACATATCTAAGGCGATGTTTAT GTGTTATTCTGTGCTTCACGATGGATATTCCTAAGAAAGTCCTGTGCTTTCCCCAAAATGAAAG GAAAATATGTTTGGAACAAGCTTTACAAGTGCATGCAATGATGGCCGACCAAAACTGTCCTCTACAGGATCTATCAAATAGGCACAAAG gtaATAATACATGTTCGATGTCATGCAAAGCAATATATGTGTTCAATAATGATCTATTCGATAAAGATCATTGTGTTgaatacaaaatcaattttcactataatgaaatgaaatcaaCACAGATGACAGACAGTCTATGTGATATTAAAAAGTGCATAATCGAAAATATAACCATTGAATGTTGGACGCAGGGCAACAATCCAGACCAGCTTAATATATTCGAACACAACAAAGAGAATGGAAATGAATGTCTTG GTCCAGGTATAATTGCTGTCCTAATTGTGACCTGCTTCGTTGTCGGGTGTCTCTTTGGAATTGGAATCCTACGTGTGAATTACAACCTCCTGAATCGGCACAAAGA caATCGATTCCCGTCACCAGTATCCTATCAGCCTAGTCACCAAGAGAGAAGTGGTTTACCTGAGGGCAGAGTCATCATCAATCCATTAGAGGCAGAATATGCTGGTATCGAAGATAATTTTAGAGTACATTATTCCGAGTCatag